In the Prosthecobacter sp. genome, TTCGACCGTTCCGTCTGTCGAAGCATCATCAACAACGATGACTTCACAAGGAATGTCTTGCATCAATGTGGAATACAAAGCCCTTCGAAGATCAGCTTTGCGGTTCCGCGTGACAATAATCACGCTGGCAGTTGGGTTTCCTTCTGGCATGGATTTATACGTATGGTTTGAGGGACGGGCCATGGACTGGCGGGAATCACTCAAAGGGTGGCAGGCATTTGTTACATGCGCCCAAAAGTCGTTTCGGATGGACTGATCTAGTTTGTTAGGAGATCAATCCTGTTTCTCTCACTAGCCACGCATTCATAACCCAGGTTTGAGGCCTTCCGCAACCAGCGTTTCGAGTGCCAGAAAACCGTTCGGCATGCGCTCTGAAGCGGCGAGGTTGCTGAGAGCGGCATGCCGGCTCTCTTGAAGGAGGGGATTCGTCACGGCATCGAACCCGGCGAGCGCGAGCGAGCGGTTCAGCGTCGGTTCATCAAAGATGAACTGGTGCCCCCAGGCCCGCATGAAGTTGTTGATGGCATAGGCGGCGGTCGCGTCCTGAGCCCAAGGTGTCCAGCGATCCCGGCTTTGCCGGATGTATTCCTGTTCCAGCGGAGAAAGCTCCCCCCGGAGCAATCTGGTCACGAACTTTAAGTCGGGGGTTGCAATGCGAATAACACCTCCTGGTTTGAGCACACGGAAGCATTCGCGGAGCATCCTCACTCCATCCGTCCAAGGCACATGTTCGATCATGTGCTCGCTATAGATATAATCAAAGACATCTTCATCGAAGGGAAACCTACGGGTTGCATCAAGCCGGATCTGATTACCGGTTGGATAAAGGTCGGCATTCAACCAGCCTGGAAGGTTGTGGGGACCACAGCCGATGTGCAGTTTCTTCGGGCCATTCTGCTTCAAATATAGCTGTGCGACACGCCGGTCTTTAAACGTTGCAAGCCGTCGAGTGCGTTCGACTTTAGGTTGAAGCCACATCCACGCCCGACTTGCTTGGTCATAAAGGCCAAGACGATGAAACAGACTTTTGACGAAGGTCATGCAGTGTATTTTGTTAGACTCGCTTCGTCGCCCTCACCCACAGAAATCTCTCGCCAGACGTGGGTGGCGGCGAGTTATCGGTAAAGTGGCTGTAGGCAGCTCCTTTGGGGCCTTTGGGTGCGGTCCGGTAGCTGACAATATCAAAATGTTTCAGCAGGCTTTCCTTCACCTGGGCCTCCGTCAGGGTCTGAGGCTCGCAGAGTGTGGGTTCTTCATCCAGGTTGAACGACCCGATCAAGGTTCCACCGGGCACGATCACCCGCCGTATTTCGGCGCACATGGCGTCCAGATCCACCACGTGGTCCATCGCATTCAGTGTGAACATCACATCCACATAGCCCGAAGGCAGTGGAATCTGTTTCTCCGAACTCTCCACATAGACCATGTCGTGGGTGCGAATTTCAAATCTGGAATAAACCTCGGTCAGGACGTCGATCCCGATCCGGAGCCGGGCGTTCTTTGCCCACACAAGGCTGCCACGGGGACCACAACCAAAGTCCGCGACGATTTTACCAGCAAGGAAACCGTCATCCTCCTCCTGAGCCATGCCAAGCATCGTTCCCTTGTAGTAGTCGTTCTTGAAGCAGCGACCGTCCTGTTCCCATTCGTATTTCCAGAAGGCGAGTTCGTGCTCGTATTTGACCGTGGGTGGTAGCATTCGAATCACCAGCGATTTTACTACCGGTCGAAAGAAGGGAGGTACGAGGTGTTGCAGTTTACGGAATCCAGCCATGTTCATAATGCGATGGTGCTGAGTTTAGGTGTCTTGATCCAGATTAAATTTGCACACATTTACCTTCGGCGTAGCGGGCGAGAATTTCCTTATAGAGTCCCACGGTTCGTTGTCCTACTTTGGGCCAGTCCAGTTCCTCCGCCCGAGCTCGGCTGAGAATTCCAAGTCTGGTCGCACGCTCCGGCTGGTTGCGAAGGTCGAGCACGGCAGCCACCAGAGCATCCACAGAACCGGCCGGGCACAGGACAGCAGCATCGTGGCCGGTGTACTCACTGATGCCACCTACGTCTTCAGTGACAACAGGGAGGCCGCAGGCCATCGCTTCCAAGACCGCATTGTTGGCGGTCGCAGCATCCACTGTCATAAGCAGGCAGGATGCGGACCGGTAGGCCTCCCGTAGATCGTCGTCGTTCAATCCCGAACAAAAATCCACGTTCGGCACATCCTTGAATTTTTCCCGGTGCTGTGAAGGTGCCACCACCCTGACCCGGATGCCTGGATCGGCCGCGAGGCGTCGGCAGACTTCAATCAGCCGCGTGAAATTCCTCCGATAGTTGCCGACGAATATAACGGTGAAAGGACCGGGTTTTTGAAGTTCTTGCGGCCGAAAAAAGTCACAATCGATCCCGTGATGCAAGACATGGATATGCTCTGGTGCAATCCCTTGACTGAGGAAGAATGGACGCTGAACCTCGCTCATCAGTATCACGGCACTCAGCCTTCGCAAACGTGAGGGAAAACGGAGTATCTCCGGCAATGTGTCCGGGCAACAATGAAAGGTGGCGCACAGAGGCACGCCCGCCTTTCGGGCCCAATAGTCGAGGAACCCCCAATCTTGATCTCCCCACAAAATGTGAACTACTCCATTGAACCCGGCTCTCAGCATTTTCCTTGCCTGCCATTCGACTTGGAGCGAACCAAGTCGATACCAAAGGGTGCCAGTGAACTGAGTCAACAGTTTCACGAACAAACGCTGGGGCAGACCTTGGGGTTCTTCACGTCGGGTCTTGAGCAGGCTTGAATTCGGTACATAGTCTGCCAAGTGGGTGTAGCCAGAATTTTTTCCGTGTGCGTCGACTTCGTTAGCCAGAAGCAAATAGCGTGAATTTTTCATCTAGTTCGACTTATTTCTGTTCTGGATCAACGAGCGCAGCTTCTTCATAGCGGGCACGATACCTGGCAATCTCCGCAACCCCCTCACAAGCGTGGGACGCACAATCAAGCGAAAGTAATCAGCGAGCGTGAGAATGGGCCTGGCTCCCCATGGCTGATCTCGCCAATCGCCCTCAAACATCTGCTCCTTGAGTTTGCGAAAGACATCGGTGCGCTTGAAGCGGCGTTCCAGCGACCAGCGCCCTGTCTCCTGTTCAAGAAATTCCCGGAGAATACGGCAGGGAAGAATCTGCGTGTCATCCACCATCACTCTTCCGCCAACAGCGAGCTTCGTGCAGGTAAAGAACCAGTCGATGAACGGTGCCGGCATTGCATGCCAGCCGTCGATCAGAACGAGATCCAGAGGTTCCGGTCCAAAATTCGGCAGCACGTCCTCCGACTTCGCGGCGATGAAAGTCACCTTGGAAAAATCTACGCCGTGCGCCAGCCCCCAGCGCCGGATGTGATCGTGTTCCTCGGGGATTGGAGAGATGACCGTGTGCTGTGCTCCGGCCATCGCAAAGATGAGGGTGCTGTAGCCACAACCCGTCTCCAGAGTGCGATCCCCTGGTCTGACATTCTCTGTGAGCCAGTCCATGACCTCTTGTGCCAATGACCACTGGTTCTGGCCATCCTCACCATGCAAGCAGGGGCTTTCAGTCAGTAATTCGCGGTATGCAGGATGGAACGAAGACATGCTAGTTTGAGTGATAGCTCTCGCGCATGGACGTATGAGAAAATTTCCGGCGCAACGAAGCCAGATGTTCCGCCATGCGAAAGCCCAGCAGACGAAATACCCGCTGGTAACCGGAAGGCGCGGCACCACCACGGGGCACAAAGCCCGGCAAGGAGGCCTTGATGGTCTTCACAACAGAGGCGGCAAAGCCGCGATCATACTGCCAGACCATACGGGCAACCTCAAATCGGGATTGGTTGATCGCATCAAGACGTTCCGGTGTCAGTTGACCTCTAGGGCGAAGCCACTCCTCGGCACGACGTTCAATTTCCAGCCGCTGCTGGTGAACTTCCGGCCGGTTCCGTTTGCAAACCGTGTGCTCTCCCCATTGTCGATACACGGCCCCGGCATGGTCCACATAAACAAATCTTCGTCCAGCCATCATCAGGCGGAGGAGCAGCTCGTTCTCCTGGCAGCAGGGCTGGCCCGGCTTCCAGCCACCCACATCCACTATTGCCTGCTTGCGCCAGAGAAAACCTCCGGTCTGTGGCATCTGCCAGCGTGCCAGCAAAACCCACAGATCATTAGGTTCAGGCACCTCGACCAATGTCCGTCGCCCAGACACTTCGTCTTCCCAATACACCGGACTGAAGATGATGTCCGCTTCAGAACGCTCCGCCGGCACTTCCATCTGCGGGCCGATTTTGTCCGACAGGAGATAGTCATCCGCGTCCAGATATTGCAGCCATTCTCCACGCGCAAGTTCCAACAAGCGATTCCGTGTTGCGTTACCGCCGCGATTCGGGCCAGTCTCCCAGCGGATATGGCCGCCAAATCCCTTGATGATCTCGAGACTGCGATCAGTTGAACCATCGTCCACAATAATAATTTCCTTATCCGGCCAAGTTTGCTCAATCGCGCTCTCAATACACTGGCCAATCCAGCGCTCCGCATTGTAGCAAGGGATAAGGATAGAAGCCATCATTATGCAAAGTGCCCACGCTTGAGCAGAGAAGCCAGATTAAACTCATGAAGAACGCCTGGTGTCAAAGGCTGATAGGTTCGCAGAGCTTGCAGCAGCCAGCGCGGCCCCTTCTTCCCCTTCCCGCCCCAAGGACCCAGCAAAGAATTGTTGCCACCATGCCCGGTATTATAAACAGCTCCACGGAAAGGCAGAACCTCGAGCGGTGTTCCAGCCTGACGCATCGCATCTTCGATTCCCAAGTGGCCAGATCGCAAAATGATGCAATCAAACTCATCCTGTGCCGAATTGGTTCCTCTTGGGTATGTGATGCAACGAGATGCCACAATCGCATTTGTCCCGCAGTTAAATCTGTTTGTTCTCTGGATCCACCAGCTCCCCGGGATGTACACATAACCTTTTTTTATGATCCAACCGTTCGAGTCAGGGTGTTTCGCCGCCAATTCAGTGAGCTTGGAGCTAACAAGATCGTCCGAGTCCATGGCCATGATGAACCTAGATTGGCACCGCTCGGCAAGACGCAAGCCCAGAGCGACTTTATCCCATTTGTCCTTCAATCGCAGATGATAGTCCGTGCGAGGCGGAACCGGGAAATCAGCGGAGACAAATTCAATCCTAGGATCGGTCAAATGATGGCATTCCGGTTTCTCATGGCCCACAATAACGGCCCGCCAAGCAGGGTTTTTTTGACCGACGATGGAACCCACGCACGCTTCAAAGAGGCGCATGGTGTTGTCCCACTTTTTCGCCACTTGTTTCGATTTTAGTGAGAGGACGAAGGTGATTTCGCAATTAAACTGACCCATAAAACATTAATACAATCAGGGTGAATAGTGGCTCTGCCAAAGCGCTGGATAGGATACCAAAAGAAGCAACACGGCTATTCTCAGAGCATTCGATACACGCAGCGTTACTGAAGGATCAGCATCCAACTTTATCTGCAATCAAGGCCCGGTAGATCTCCGCTTGCGCAGTCATCTGACTCTCAAGATTAAAGCAAACCTCGATATGCTGACGGCCGGATCGAGTGATTTCTTGGAGCCGTGTCACCGAAGCTCCCAATTGGAGCAGCGCCGAGGTCAAGGCCGGAACATCGCCTTCGGGACAGAGATAGCCCGTCACTTGATCCTTGATGACAGTGGGGATGTCGCAATGCGCGGTGCCAATGCAAAGGAGCCCTTGGGCCATTGCCTCGGTCAGCACAACGGGCGAACCTCCCTCGGCATCCCCACTTTCAGCGTGGCGGCTGGGTGACAGCATAATATCCTGCCGGGCCATGATCTCCCGGGTTTCAATCAGGGAACAAAAACCGGCGAGGTGAATTCTCCCGGCACAAGCCGGGTCAGCGACGAGCCTTTGAATCTCTGCCTTGATCTCCTGCCCCTTGGGATCATCGGGACTGGCGTCACCAATGATGGTGAGATGAATATCCATCCCGGCGGCCATGGCCATGACACATGCCCGGACACCGTCCACCAACCCCTTCTTCTCAACGAACCGACCCACCATGACCACCCGCAGCGGCTTGGAAAACGAACGTTCTGAGTAAGGAAGTCGTGAGAGGTCTGCGCCCAGGCGATGTACAATGATTTTTTCGGGAGGGCAGCCCAGTGTCACAAGCCGTTCTTTCATGGCCGGGCCTTCGACGAGGAAACATCTGCCTTGCCTGAAGAGCCGCGCATATCGTCCACACCAAATGGGCTCCTCAGTCGGGAGCCTCCACGCATCGAAGCCGTAAAATGACGTGACAAGTGGAATTCCCAGTCTCGCTGCCATTCCAAGCTGCTCCCAAGCCTGCATGCCAAAGTGCGCGTGGAGGAGATCTGGTTTTAGAGACTTCACACGCCGCTCGGCTTTTCGCCTGTTCATACCAAGCCGGCTCCTGAGTGAGAAGATCAGCCGCGCAAGGAGGCCCTGCTTTGATCTGCCTTCCGAAATCAGGATGATCCGATTTTCATCAAGGGGAAAGGCATCAAGGTTTGCCGTGCTGCTGCACAGGACGGAACCCAAAACCCCGGGCACGCGCATGACCTGCGGGTAGATCCAGTTTTCGGACACGTTGAGAAATGGCTCCACACAATGAACCACACACACGGTCTTGGCATTCACTTCGCTCACTCCAGAATTCCCCGCACCGTTTCGATGACATCCTTCACGTCCTCGTCAGAAAGTCTTGCCGACAACGGCAGGGAGACGGTTGTTTCCCCGATTTTCTGCGAAACAGGAAAGTCAGACAGTTTCCATCCAAACCTGTCCTGATAAACGGGATGTTCCGGGATGGAGCGGTAATGCACCCCTGTGCCAATTTTTTGACGATGCATCCGGCTGATGAACTGGTCTCGTGAAACAGGAGCACAATCAGGATTGATCAACAAGGTGAACAGGTGAAGCGCATGCTTTGACCCAACCTCGAATTCAGCCGGAAGAACAACCGGCAGATCGGCGAACGCCGCCATGTAGCGCCTCCAGATTTCAAGCCTTCTGTTCCAGTATCGTTCCACACGGGTGATCTGGTGCATTCCGATGGCAGCCTGCAGATCCATCATGTTGTACTTGAAGCCGGCCTCAACGACCTCGTAGTGCTTGTATCCGTCGTCGGAGAATCTCTTCCAGGCGTCCTGGGACATGCCATGCAGAGCCAGCACCTTGATGCGGGCAGCGACGGTCGCATCGTTGGTCAGAACCATGCCGCCCTCGCCGGTGACGATATTCTTCGTCGAGTAGAAGCTCAGAACACCGCAATCGCCTATCGTCCCCGCCTTGCGGCCAAGAAATTCGGTCTCGATGGCATGGGCGCAGTCCTCGATGATTCTCAACCCATGTTTCTCCGCCAGCGCCGTCAGCCTGCTCATGTCGCAGGCCCGTCCGGCAAAGTGCACCGGCATGAGCGCCTTGGTGCGCGGCGTGATTTTTCGGGCGACATCCTCCGGGTCCATGTTGAACGTGGCGGGATCCACATCCACCAGCACAGGCGTGGCTCCTGAATGAATCACCGCATTGATGGTGGCACAGAAGGTCATGGCAGGGACAATAACCTCATCTCCAGGCTGCAGTCCGAGCGCCAGACAGGCCAGATGCAGCCCGGCCGTGCAGGAGTTGACGGCCACCGCATGCTTCACCTCCTTGTGGGCGGCGATGCGTCTTTCAAACTCAGCCACCTTGGGTCCCGTGCCCAGCCATGCCTTGCGCAAGCTGTCCACCACTTCCTCGATCTCGGGCTCTTCGATGGCCGGTTGTCCAAAAACTAGATAGCTGTCTCTCATCAGTTCTAAATCAATCTTGCAGTGTGTCAGGATGTCGGAGCGGTCAGATGATCAGGCATTTTTTCTGGCCACAAGATCAATCCGCGCAGCAATTTTTTCTTTGCCAACCACTTTTGCAGCCAAGCGAACAAGTCGGCTGGCGAACGCCGATGGTCCCAGCAGCGGCTGAGCCACGAAGGGCTGAGAGATCACATCGAAGCCATGCGATTCGACAAAAGCACGGAACTCTGACGGTGAAAAAAATGTCACATGGCCCTGATCGATGTCGAAGCGATTATGGCGGGAAGGTGACTTCACAATGATCACTCCACCCGGCAGCAGCACCCGTTGCAGTTCTCTGAAGAGAAGATCGTTCTGCTCCGGGAAGATGTGATCCACAAACTCATTCAAAACGGCCCCGCCCACGGAGGCGGAATCCAGGGGCAGCGTTTCTCCGCCATGCCATAAGCGCGCATCCACCAGCGGATGCAGCTCACGGCATTTCTCCAAGGCGCGCTCACTGCCTTCAAGCCCGACAGACGGGATGCCGAACTGCCTGGCACACTCCAGCAGGAAGCCCTGCCCGCAGCCGACGTCGAGCAACGGCGGACATGGAGCCATGGAAACGAACTCGGAGAGAAGCCAGCGGTAGTTTGCCCAGCTACGGCCTGCGTATTCCGTCTGGTAGTTCTGCCACCAGAGGTCAGGATCGGAGAGAGGCGGGATCGGATGCATGAGTGATCTGAAAACTGGCGGAACTGGCGGTCAGAGCTGGTCAAACTGAGGCAGCCAAAAGCTGGACATTTTCACCGGCTGCCCGGTGCGGTAGGCTTCGACACCCGCGAGGCAGGTCGCCACGGTCCTGGCGGCATCCACGACGGAGCAGACCGGTTTGCGACGTTCCTGGACGCATTGCACGAAATCCCGGAGCGACTCCCGCACCGCGAATTCGTGCTCATACATTCGGAGCGGGTAGTGGGCAACCGAGTACTCGCTGGGAAGCGTCTTGCTGCAGAGCAGCATCTCCATGATTTTGACCGTCAGCCAGGGGCGGCTCCACTGCCTGACATATCTGATGAGATTGAGCAGGCCCGGGCGCGGTTTCGGAAAGGCCGGTCTTGCGATGATCTCGAAGCTGCCGTCCCGGGCAAAGACAAGATTGTCCTCAATGCAGCGCTCATTCCCGTAAACCTTCACCGAATGATCCTGGGGGCGTCCGAATCCGAAAGCGGTCACCACCTTGCCGACGACCCCGGAACGAAAACGCATGAGGAGCACATTCATGTCGGATTCGGGATAGTCGGGAAAGGCCAGGTTGTTGGCCATGGCCGAGACCTCGACCACTTCGTCATTCAGCAGCCAGCGGAGAAGGTCCACAAAATGGCAGCCGGAGTAAACAAGCGGAGTGGCATTGTCCTCGAAACGCCAAGGGTCGTACAGCGAAGCCCGCTGCGTGAGGTTGTGTATGTAATAACCCTCAATGTAGCTGAGCGTGCCGAGGCGTTTCTGGTCGAGCTGCGCTTTCATTGCCAGATGTACCGGCAGGAAGCGCATCTGATGCTGCACTGCGGCAATGCGGTCAGGACACTCCCTGACAGCATCCAGGATGAGGCTGCAGCCCTCAAGCGAGTCCGTCAGCGGCTTTTCAGTGATGGTGTCCTTTCCAGCGCGAATGCTCCTAGCATAATAATCGGCGTGCGTGCGGTCCGGAGTGCAGATGGAGACGGCGTCCACATCCGAGCTGAGAAAGGTTTCAAAGTCATCCGTGAGCAAAATGGAAGGAGCCACCCGCTGCGCACGCTCCAGCCCCGGCTGCTTGGGGTCGAACACGGCACCAACTTCGCAGCCCAGGCTCTGAAAATGCCTGAACTGGGCCATGCCGGCCCCGCCAAAACCTGCAATGCCGATTTTCATGAGCGTTGCGAGGGATTCAGTTTGCGCAGGACCATCATTTTCATTTGTGAGTCATGGGAAGGTTTGATCTGAGGTGCACGGATGGTGAGTAGAAACCGGTCCAGTGCATAAATCAGCAGCGGCGACAGACGACGCGTCACGCGGATCGCCGGATGCCACATGGCACCGCGGTCCGGAATCCAGTAATACATGGGGAACACATGCTCCAGGGCCAGCCCAGCCTCCCTGAACACCTCCCTATAGTAGGACATCGGCCGGAACACGATGTAGTTGTTTGCTTGGTAGCGCTGCGC is a window encoding:
- a CDS encoding methyltransferase domain-containing protein gives rise to the protein MTFVKSLFHRLGLYDQASRAWMWLQPKVERTRRLATFKDRRVAQLYLKQNGPKKLHIGCGPHNLPGWLNADLYPTGNQIRLDATRRFPFDEDVFDYIYSEHMIEHVPWTDGVRMLRECFRVLKPGGVIRIATPDLKFVTRLLRGELSPLEQEYIRQSRDRWTPWAQDATAAYAINNFMRAWGHQFIFDEPTLNRSLALAGFDAVTNPLLQESRHAALSNLAASERMPNGFLALETLVAEGLKPGL
- a CDS encoding methyltransferase domain-containing protein: MNMAGFRKLQHLVPPFFRPVVKSLVIRMLPPTVKYEHELAFWKYEWEQDGRCFKNDYYKGTMLGMAQEEDDGFLAGKIVADFGCGPRGSLVWAKNARLRIGIDVLTEVYSRFEIRTHDMVYVESSEKQIPLPSGYVDVMFTLNAMDHVVDLDAMCAEIRRVIVPGGTLIGSFNLDEEPTLCEPQTLTEAQVKESLLKHFDIVSYRTAPKGPKGAAYSHFTDNSPPPTSGERFLWVRATKRV
- a CDS encoding glycosyltransferase family 4 protein; its protein translation is MKNSRYLLLANEVDAHGKNSGYTHLADYVPNSSLLKTRREEPQGLPQRLFVKLLTQFTGTLWYRLGSLQVEWQARKMLRAGFNGVVHILWGDQDWGFLDYWARKAGVPLCATFHCCPDTLPEILRFPSRLRRLSAVILMSEVQRPFFLSQGIAPEHIHVLHHGIDCDFFRPQELQKPGPFTVIFVGNYRRNFTRLIEVCRRLAADPGIRVRVVAPSQHREKFKDVPNVDFCSGLNDDDLREAYRSASCLLMTVDAATANNAVLEAMACGLPVVTEDVGGISEYTGHDAAVLCPAGSVDALVAAVLDLRNQPERATRLGILSRARAEELDWPKVGQRTVGLYKEILARYAEGKCVQI
- a CDS encoding class I SAM-dependent methyltransferase, whose amino-acid sequence is MSSFHPAYRELLTESPCLHGEDGQNQWSLAQEVMDWLTENVRPGDRTLETGCGYSTLIFAMAGAQHTVISPIPEEHDHIRRWGLAHGVDFSKVTFIAAKSEDVLPNFGPEPLDLVLIDGWHAMPAPFIDWFFTCTKLAVGGRVMVDDTQILPCRILREFLEQETGRWSLERRFKRTDVFRKLKEQMFEGDWRDQPWGARPILTLADYFRLIVRPTLVRGLRRLPGIVPAMKKLRSLIQNRNKSN
- a CDS encoding glycosyltransferase; the protein is MMASILIPCYNAERWIGQCIESAIEQTWPDKEIIIVDDGSTDRSLEIIKGFGGHIRWETGPNRGGNATRNRLLELARGEWLQYLDADDYLLSDKIGPQMEVPAERSEADIIFSPVYWEDEVSGRRTLVEVPEPNDLWVLLARWQMPQTGGFLWRKQAIVDVGGWKPGQPCCQENELLLRLMMAGRRFVYVDHAGAVYRQWGEHTVCKRNRPEVHQQRLEIERRAEEWLRPRGQLTPERLDAINQSRFEVARMVWQYDRGFAASVVKTIKASLPGFVPRGGAAPSGYQRVFRLLGFRMAEHLASLRRKFSHTSMRESYHSN
- a CDS encoding glycosyltransferase family A protein — protein: MGQFNCEITFVLSLKSKQVAKKWDNTMRLFEACVGSIVGQKNPAWRAVIVGHEKPECHHLTDPRIEFVSADFPVPPRTDYHLRLKDKWDKVALGLRLAERCQSRFIMAMDSDDLVSSKLTELAAKHPDSNGWIIKKGYVYIPGSWWIQRTNRFNCGTNAIVASRCITYPRGTNSAQDEFDCIILRSGHLGIEDAMRQAGTPLEVLPFRGAVYNTGHGGNNSLLGPWGGKGKKGPRWLLQALRTYQPLTPGVLHEFNLASLLKRGHFA
- a CDS encoding glycosyltransferase; the protein is MNAKTVCVVHCVEPFLNVSENWIYPQVMRVPGVLGSVLCSSTANLDAFPLDENRIILISEGRSKQGLLARLIFSLRSRLGMNRRKAERRVKSLKPDLLHAHFGMQAWEQLGMAARLGIPLVTSFYGFDAWRLPTEEPIWCGRYARLFRQGRCFLVEGPAMKERLVTLGCPPEKIIVHRLGADLSRLPYSERSFSKPLRVVMVGRFVEKKGLVDGVRACVMAMAAGMDIHLTIIGDASPDDPKGQEIKAEIQRLVADPACAGRIHLAGFCSLIETREIMARQDIMLSPSRHAESGDAEGGSPVVLTEAMAQGLLCIGTAHCDIPTVIKDQVTGYLCPEGDVPALTSALLQLGASVTRLQEITRSGRQHIEVCFNLESQMTAQAEIYRALIADKVGC
- a CDS encoding DegT/DnrJ/EryC1/StrS family aminotransferase, whose amino-acid sequence is MRDSYLVFGQPAIEEPEIEEVVDSLRKAWLGTGPKVAEFERRIAAHKEVKHAVAVNSCTAGLHLACLALGLQPGDEVIVPAMTFCATINAVIHSGATPVLVDVDPATFNMDPEDVARKITPRTKALMPVHFAGRACDMSRLTALAEKHGLRIIEDCAHAIETEFLGRKAGTIGDCGVLSFYSTKNIVTGEGGMVLTNDATVAARIKVLALHGMSQDAWKRFSDDGYKHYEVVEAGFKYNMMDLQAAIGMHQITRVERYWNRRLEIWRRYMAAFADLPVVLPAEFEVGSKHALHLFTLLINPDCAPVSRDQFISRMHRQKIGTGVHYRSIPEHPVYQDRFGWKLSDFPVSQKIGETTVSLPLSARLSDEDVKDVIETVRGILE
- a CDS encoding class I SAM-dependent methyltransferase; this encodes MLDVGCGQGFLLECARQFGIPSVGLEGSERALEKCRELHPLVDARLWHGGETLPLDSASVGGAVLNEFVDHIFPEQNDLLFRELQRVLLPGGVIIVKSPSRHNRFDIDQGHVTFFSPSEFRAFVESHGFDVISQPFVAQPLLGPSAFASRLVRLAAKVVGKEKIAARIDLVARKNA
- a CDS encoding Gfo/Idh/MocA family oxidoreductase, yielding MKIGIAGFGGAGMAQFRHFQSLGCEVGAVFDPKQPGLERAQRVAPSILLTDDFETFLSSDVDAVSICTPDRTHADYYARSIRAGKDTITEKPLTDSLEGCSLILDAVRECPDRIAAVQHQMRFLPVHLAMKAQLDQKRLGTLSYIEGYYIHNLTQRASLYDPWRFEDNATPLVYSGCHFVDLLRWLLNDEVVEVSAMANNLAFPDYPESDMNVLLMRFRSGVVGKVVTAFGFGRPQDHSVKVYGNERCIEDNLVFARDGSFEIIARPAFPKPRPGLLNLIRYVRQWSRPWLTVKIMEMLLCSKTLPSEYSVAHYPLRMYEHEFAVRESLRDFVQCVQERRKPVCSVVDAARTVATCLAGVEAYRTGQPVKMSSFWLPQFDQL